In Acidobacteriota bacterium, the DNA window GGCCGGAACAAAGCTTCGGCTGAGATTCGGTCAGAAGGCTTTCGGGTCTGAAGGTGGCCGCAACGGGCACGGTCGGCTTAGGTCGGCCACAGCAGGTACTTCGGTGCCAGCTAGTGAGAACACCCCGAGAGGGCAGAGGTTTCGGCCAAAGCTTCCTCGGGGTTTCTCCGCGTTTGCGGGTCGATTGCGGCGTCGGGAAGATGGTGACTCGTCGGCGCGGCCACCGCCGGCAGCGCGGCATAGCGTCCGGAACGGAACGTAGGACCGGGATCGCGAATTCTGCTCTGTCCGTCGCTGTCGTCGTTACTGACCGGTTGAGGCGCACGGCGCTACACTGGTTCGTATGCGATATCCAGAACGTTTGCTGACCGATGACGAGGTCATCGTCAAGCAATTCCGGCCCCATTGGCGGATGCTGCTCATCCCGGTCCTGTGGGTGATAGGCGGGATCGTCGTGGTCGTGCTGGGTTACAACGTGGCGCCTTCCAACGGCACCTTTGACCTCATCACGGCTGGCATCGTTGTCGTTGGTCTTGTTCCGGTCGCGTTCATTCCCGTCGTTAGCTGGTGGTTCACATCGTACGTATTGACCTCAGAACGGCTGATAACCCGCAACGGCATCCTCTCGCGCAGCGGCATCGAGATCCCTTTGGAAAACGTGAACGATGTGAAATTCACGCAGACCATCTTTGAGCGCATCCTCAAAAGCGGCGACCTGTTGTATCGAGTCAGCGGGAGAAAGCGGGCAGAGCCGGTTCGTTGACATTCCGCGCCCCGAAGACTTCCAGTCCCTCCTCTACAAGACCCGCGAGTTGCGGACACGAGGTCCAAACACGCCTGACGTACCGACCGCGCCGATCCAGTCCTCGGAGATGGTTTCGATGGACAAACTTGAGCGGCTAACCAAACTCCATTCGGACGGCGTGATCTCTGACGAGGAGTTTGCTCAGAAGCGCCAACAGTTCCTCGACGAGCTCTAACCCGCCCTATCGACGGGCTTTGCACCGCCCTACCCGCGCACCAACGGACGCCAAACGCGCAGTGTGTTGTCCGGTCAGTCCTGAGCGTCACCCGGGCTGTTTGCACCCTCGAGCACGAAACTACTGACCGTCTCGATGTGGAATGTCTGGGGGAACATGTCAACCGGCGTGCAATGCTCAAGTCTGTACCCGGCCCGGGCCAGTAGTTTTGCGTCACGGGCAAGGCTCGCCGGGTCGCAAGACACGTATGCGATGCGCGACGGCAATGCTGCAGTTACCGCTTCGACGCCCTGCGCGCCGAGACCCGCTCTGGGGGGATCAACGACAGCCTTTGTCCAGTATTCGTCCAGCGTGCGAACTCGTTCTTCGACCGTACCTCTTGAGATTGCTGCCTTGGCACCGAGATGGACCCGTAGATTGCGGCGCAGGTCGCGCACCGCAAGCGGGTGTGACTCGATTGCTAAGACTCGTTCGGCCGTCTGGCCGACAGTTGCGGCGAACAGTCCGCCGCCCGCGTATGCATCGAGCAACGTGTCGGTCTTGTCTACCAAGAGGATGTCAGAGACCAGCGCTACCAGCAGTTCTGCGCCACGCGTATTGTTCTGGAAAAACGCATCTCCGGTGATGCGTAAATCGGTGTCGTGAATGCGTTCGATCATCGTGCAGGTTCCGACTACCGGCGTGAACTCCGCCCGCTGGCGGTGGCCGACGTCGACACCCCACGTGTCAGCGTGCGACGGAATCTTGCCCTTAACCACAATCAGTGCGTCGTCTGTGTTTTGCGATGCGCGAACTGTCAGTTGCTGCACGCCGTCGAGCGGTCCGAGCCGATTTACGATCTCGGCTATTTTTGGAGACATCAAATGGCACTCGTCGATGGCTGTGAGGTCACGACTCCGTGGTCTTGCGAACGCCAGACGCCCGTCCTTGATCTTGAAATCCATTCGGTTTCGGTACCGGTACGCATCACTCGGCCCCAGAATATCCTTCACCACTGCCGGGTCGATGCTTCCGATGTGCGACAATTGGCCGGCGAGGATCTCTCGTTTCCATGTGCGCTGCAAGTCGATCGGCGCGAACTGCCATTGACAACCCCCGCATGTCCCGTGATGTTTGCACGGGGGATCGATTCTGTGGGGCGAAGCCTGTCTGATTTCGACGAGGTCGGCACGTGCCCATGACCCCTTGTCGGTGGTGATTGAGGCAATGACTACCTCGCCTGGCATGGCTCCGGCTACAAAGTGCGTTTTTCCATTGGCGCGTGCTACTGCCTCGCCGCCGTTGGCCATATCAGTGGTTTCGAGTTCGATCATCTCCGTAACGGTAGCTTGCGGGCAGGGGAGCGTTAGCCAAGATAAGGTATGCGCAGTTGAATTGAGGAGTCACTATGGCGATCGTTTTCAAGAGTCCGCATCCCGACGTCGAGATCGGCACTGAGTCAGTCACGGCGACTGTATTCGCCACCGCAAGGGAGCTTGGTGACAAGCCGTTTTTGATTGATGGAACGAGCGGTGAAGTGCTCACCTATGCCGACGCGATCGATGGGATCTACCGGGTTGCGGGAGGTTTGGTGCACGCGGGGCTAGCGAAGGGTTCCGCGGTCGCCATCGTGGCCGCCAACTCTCCTGACTACGCCCTCGCGTTTCACGGTGCGTTGACTGCCGGCGGTATTGTGACCACGATTAACCCGACGTACACGGTCGACGAGATCGTCCATCAACTCCGCGATTCGGGGGCGAAGGTCATCATCTGCGGATCGATGT includes these proteins:
- a CDS encoding PH domain-containing protein; this encodes MRYPERLLTDDEVIVKQFRPHWRMLLIPVLWVIGGIVVVVLGYNVAPSNGTFDLITAGIVVVGLVPVAFIPVVSWWFTSYVLTSERLITRNGILSRSGIEIPLENVNDVKFTQTIFERILKSGDLLYRVSGRKRAEPVR
- a CDS encoding SHOCT domain-containing protein; protein product: MDKLERLTKLHSDGVISDEEFAQKRQQFLDEL
- a CDS encoding class I SAM-dependent RNA methyltransferase; the protein is MIELETTDMANGGEAVARANGKTHFVAGAMPGEVVIASITTDKGSWARADLVEIRQASPHRIDPPCKHHGTCGGCQWQFAPIDLQRTWKREILAGQLSHIGSIDPAVVKDILGPSDAYRYRNRMDFKIKDGRLAFARPRSRDLTAIDECHLMSPKIAEIVNRLGPLDGVQQLTVRASQNTDDALIVVKGKIPSHADTWGVDVGHRQRAEFTPVVGTCTMIERIHDTDLRITGDAFFQNNTRGAELLVALVSDILLVDKTDTLLDAYAGGGLFAATVGQTAERVLAIESHPLAVRDLRRNLRVHLGAKAAISRGTVEERVRTLDEYWTKAVVDPPRAGLGAQGVEAVTAALPSRIAYVSCDPASLARDAKLLARAGYRLEHCTPVDMFPQTFHIETVSSFVLEGANSPGDAQD